Within the Prochlorococcus sp. MIT 1300 genome, the region GCAATTATCTCGTAGAGAGAGTCTTTATCGTGCACTTACTTTGGCTTCGGGTTGGTTCCGAAGTCAGCTGAAGGCAAATTTTGGCTCTTCGGCATTGGAATATTTGCTCAAAAAAAGAGGCCTGAAGCATTCAACTATTGAGACCTTTGAGATTGGGTTCGCTCCTGATCAGTGGGATGGTTTACTTAAATACCTTCAACAAGTTGAGAACATCTCTCCTGAGATCCTTGTTGAAGCAGGGCTTGTTGTAGCTAGAAAAGGTGGCAGTGGCTTTTATGACAGATTCCGAAACCGAGTAATGGTTCCAATACATGATCGCCAAGGTCGAGTAATTGCTTTTGGTGGAAGAGCATTGGATGGAACAGAACCTAAATACTTAAACTCTCCAGAAACTGAGGTATTTCATAAAGGTAAAAATCTTTTTGGTCTTGATCGTGCTGCTCAAGCAATTCGACAAAATGACAGAGCAGTCGTTGTTGAAGGTTATTTTGATGTCATTTCTTTACACGCAGCAGGAGTAAATAATGCTGTTGCTTCTTTGGGCACAGCTCTTAGCAGTCAGCAGATAACTCAGTTATGTCGTTGTAGTGAGAGTAAAAGAATTGTTCTTAATTTTGATGCAGATGGAGCAGGGATTCGTGCAGCGAATCGAGCTATTGGTGAAGTTGAGCAGCTAGCGATGCAAGGCCAACTTGAATTGCGTGTCCTTCATTTACCGCTTGGAAAAGATCCTGATGAATTTTTAAAGGATCATGGAGCAGGCGATTATCGAGCCCTTCTGGACCAGGCTCCTCTTTGGTTGGATTGGCAAATCGAACAAGTACTAGAAGGTAAGGACTTGACTCGGCCAGATCAATTTCAGCATTCAGTGGCCGCTTTAGTTGATCTTTTAGGCAAATTGCCTAAGTCCGCTGTTCGTACTCATTATTTACAGCGGGTTGCGGAGCGTTTAAGTGGTGGTCATGGTCGATTAGCCATAAAACTTGAGGAGGATCTTCGCCAACAAGTTAAGGGTCATCGATGGCACGGTCGCTCTACTCGTAATGAGCAGCCTGGTGAATGCACTCTGAGAGAAAGAAGTGAGGCAGATATCCTTCGTTTATATCTTCACTGTCCTAATCATCGGGCCACAATCCGCAGAGAACTTCGGCAGAGGGAACTCGAAGATTTTGCTATGCAGCATCATCGATTGCTATGGGTTGCAATAACTCAACTAGAAGTGCTTAATTTAGGAGCAAATCTACTCGAAGAGATTACTAGAGGTAATGATTCTGGTGATGAACTTGTTGATATTGATCTAATTAACCTGCTTTCAGATCAGCTTTTAGTTCAGGACAGTTCTCTTTTATCTCGTTTAACCACTCTGCTAGAGCCAGGTGAAGTTCAGTTAGCAGCGATGGAAAATCCAATGACCTTTTTACGTGGTACCGCAGCAGTATTGGAGCGTCAAAAGTCTTTAAAAAGATGCAGGCATCTTTTAGAGGCTTGGTCTGGACAGCGAATAGAAACACTAGAAAAATGCATTGCCTCTCTAATTGAGGAAGAGCGTGATAGACCTCGGGAGTTAATTGATATGGAAAAACGTATAGAGAATATGTTCGAAAATTTAAATAGTGATGCCTTGCATTTTCAAGACCTTTATTATACTGAACGTAAACATATTTATTATTTGGATCAGCAACGGTGTGCAGGCTTTGCTGAGAATGAATCTCTATCAGCATAGACGATTAAAATGTTTCGACCCATCTTTTGTCTTTATTAACTATTATTAGCCCAGTCGTTTTTTGTTTGCACGATAGTACATTCCTCGGCGAAGGAGATAGGCTAGATTGATGTAATACAACTTCTTGGAAATGAGTTTCTATCAAGCTATTTGGAATGGCGAGTCTATTGGTGATGGTGATAACTTAGTAGAGGCTTTGCAGTCTTACCTTTCTGTTAAGCCATCCGATGGAGATTGGGAGGTCGCCCTTGTGAATCTTGAGGATACTCCTCAATTGCAAAGATTCACTTCCTTCGACTCTTATTTAGATAATCATGACCCTCTGGAGGTCATCCCAGTAAATGTTGAAATGATACGGAGTGCAATTGACCAATTGCCTAATATTTGAAAACTTGCAGGATCTGTTCCTTATGACTGATATTTCGTCCATTGATCTCTCAAAATTTAACACCGTTAATTACCTATGGCCACAGATGGTTGACAGGTTAGGTTTGTATAAAGCACGAGGTGTTTTTAGAGAGTCCCGCGATTTGCAGCGGATGTATGGCAATGAAGGAACTATGCCTGTTATTTTTGAAGAGACTTGCGGTTTGGCTTTGGCTCATATTGATTTAATTCGTGATCAAATAGGCATTTCTTGTGATGGTAGTTATATGGTATTAGTTTTAAGCATCCCTAAAATGGCTATTCAACTCCTTAAGGAAATTTAAGTCCTACTAAAAACAATATTTAATGAGGGCTGATTTTACTAGTTTTGGGCGGTCTTCCATCCAGTAGGCTTCTAACTCTCTTTCTCTATTTCCTGACACCTTAGTTGATTTTTCTAATGCTTTTTCCTTGAAAGGATGTATTTTAATTTTCTTTTTACTTACTATATTTAGAGTTTTGCCATTATTGCAGTGTTGTGCGACATGAACAGCCTCGTGTCTTAAAGCCCGTCTGATGTAAATCGGAGTCATGCTGTTGTCTTCATCATGGTTCAGCTTAGGAATCGAATGACCACCTATATCAATTGCATTTCGGGTGCATATTACGACTGTCTTTTGCCCTCTTTTTAGGAAGCCAAAATATCTTTTCCCTAATAGGCAGAGTGGTGTGTTTTCTTCTACTTTGAAATCTGCTTTGTATACTAACTCCAGTATTTCTCTGTCTATAGAACTTAGAAATAAGAGAAACTCCATCTTTAATTCTTGTGAGAAGGGTTCCTTAGTAAGTGCTTGTACTCTACTCTACATGGTTTCCATAATAAATCTATTTTTTAGGATTCCTTTGTTTCTTTTTTATTTTTGTGGTCTTTAATATCTAGCAACCATCTTTTCTAATTTTTCTTTATGCATTAACAATTGGCACTTCTTCTATGCGTGTTGTTGAGGCGCGACTTAGTCGATCACGACGCATGCCCCATTTCGGATTGAGACCACATCCAGCCCAGTAAATAGCTCGTTTGCCGTAGCGTTGATTTATTTTGT harbors:
- the dnaG gene encoding DNA primase, translating into MLLPRLHQRTIEAVKERSDIVDVVGEHVVLRKKGRELVGICPFHDDSKPSMTVSQQKQFYYCFSCGAGGNAIKFLMEFQRQSFSEVVLELARKYQLPVETVEGPQQERLKQQLSRRESLYRALTLASGWFRSQLKANFGSSALEYLLKKRGLKHSTIETFEIGFAPDQWDGLLKYLQQVENISPEILVEAGLVVARKGGSGFYDRFRNRVMVPIHDRQGRVIAFGGRALDGTEPKYLNSPETEVFHKGKNLFGLDRAAQAIRQNDRAVVVEGYFDVISLHAAGVNNAVASLGTALSSQQITQLCRCSESKRIVLNFDADGAGIRAANRAIGEVEQLAMQGQLELRVLHLPLGKDPDEFLKDHGAGDYRALLDQAPLWLDWQIEQVLEGKDLTRPDQFQHSVAALVDLLGKLPKSAVRTHYLQRVAERLSGGHGRLAIKLEEDLRQQVKGHRWHGRSTRNEQPGECTLRERSEADILRLYLHCPNHRATIRRELRQRELEDFAMQHHRLLWVAITQLEVLNLGANLLEEITRGNDSGDELVDIDLINLLSDQLLVQDSSLLSRLTTLLEPGEVQLAAMENPMTFLRGTAAVLERQKSLKRCRHLLEAWSGQRIETLEKCIASLIEEERDRPRELIDMEKRIENMFENLNSDALHFQDLYYTERKHIYYLDQQRCAGFAENESLSA
- a CDS encoding serine hydroxymethyltransferase; its protein translation is MEFLLFLSSIDREILELVYKADFKVEENTPLCLLGKRYFGFLKRGQKTVVICTRNAIDIGGHSIPKLNHDEDNSMTPIYIRRALRHEAVHVAQHCNNGKTLNIVSKKKIKIHPFKEKALEKSTKVSGNRERELEAYWMEDRPKLVKSALIKYCF